The genome window AAGCGGGGATGAAGCAGCTTGTGCGGATGCTCGATGCAGAGCGGATTATCCCGCAACCATTGTACGGCCCATGACAGAACAGATGCTATCCGGCATGCTCAGCACTGGATATCCCGAAACCAGGAGCGTTGCTGATAGCAGCATACGCCCGTGCCGCACATTGCAGTTTCCGAGCGTTACGGTATCATTTTTAGGCAATTATCATGAATGATTACCGTATTACAGTACATACGCAATAAAAGGATCCCCACCAAATCATGATTAAGACTATCACCTGGGACATACTGCTCTCCGCAGGTACGTTTTTTGCCACAAGCGCCATTATTGGCCTTGTCATAGAGCGGATCGTGCTGCGACGCCTCGCTGCCCTGGCGCATCGCACCTCCTGGGAGGGTGACGAGATTGTCATCACCTCGCTCAAGGGGCTCACCTTCTACACCTTCCTGCTGGTGGGACTTTACGGCGCAACATTGCGACTTCCTCTTGACGAAAAGACACAGCATCTGGCCGACAGGGGAATTCTTGTCGTGCTCCTCCTGTTGGCTACCGTTCTCATGATGCGACTAGCTGCCGGCTTTGTCTCGCACTATGCCAAAAAGGCCGTGCTCCCCTCCACGTCCATCTTCTCCAATCTGGCTAAGGCGATCGCCTTTTCCGTCGGCATCCTGATCATCCTGCAATCGCTTGGCATCTCCATCACCCCGATCCTGACCGCGCTCGGCGTCGGCGGACTCGCCGTAGCGCTGGCACTGCAGGATACGCTGTCGAACCTCTTTTCCGGCCTGCACATCATCGCCACCAGGCAGATTCGCCAGGGTGACTACATCCGCCTGGGGAGTGGCGAGGAAGGGTACGTTACCGACATCACCTGGCGCAACACGCTGATCCGCGCCTTGCCCAACAACATGGTCCTGATCCCCAACTCCAAGCTCGCCAGCGCCATTGTCACCAACTTCCATCTACCCGAGACGGAAATGGCGGTGCTTGTCCAGGTCGGGGTCAGCTATGACAGCGATCTTGAGAAGGTCGAACAGACAACCGTCGACGTGGCGCAGGGATTGTTGCGCGAGGTCCAGGGCGGCGTCAGCGGTTTTGATCCGTTCGTCCGCTACCACACCTTTGCCGATTTCAGCATCAATTTCACGGTGATCCTGCGCTGTCACGAATATGTCGACCAATACCTCCTCAAGCACGAGTTCGTGAAACGGCTGCACCGACGCTACCTCGCCGAGGGCATCGAGATCCCCTTCCCTATCCGTACGGTTCAGCTGAAGGGAACGGAGGGGTGAGATGGATCGCTTTTGCCTTGATATCGGTGCCACCCCTGTAACAGACGGAGTCCGCTTTCGGGTCTGGGCGCCTGCAGCAGAGTCGGTTGCGGTGGAACTCACCTCCAATGGGTTGCACATACCGCTCCAGCGAGATGGCGAATACTTCGAGGGGCTGGTAGCGGCAGCAGTGGGCGATTGCTACTGGTACTGGCTGGACGGAATGACACGCCGACCCGATCCTGCCTCCCGCTGCCAACCCGATGGTGTGCACGGCCCATCCCAAGTGGTCGAACCGGGTCATGCCTGGAGCGACGGCAACTGGCAAGGGATCCCGCTCGAAGAATACATCGTCTACGAACTGCACATCGGCGCCTTCACGGCAGAAGGCACCTTCGATGCCGCCATCAACCGCCTCGACTATCTCGCGGACCTGGGAATAACGGCTGTCGAGCTGATGCCGGTGGCCCAGTTCCCCGGCAGGCGCAACTGGGGCTATGACGGCGTCTTCCCTTTCGCGCCGCAGCTGAGCTACGGTGGAGCAACAGGACTGAAGCGGTTCGTGGATGCCTGCCACCGACAGGGGCTGGCGGTCATCCTCGACGTCGTCTACAACCATCTCGGCCCCGAAGGAAACTACCTCCACGCCTTTGGTCCCTACTTCACAGACCGCTACCGCACCCCCTGGGGCGATGCGGTTAACTTCGACGGCCCTTTCAGCGACGGGGTCCGGCACTATTTCATCGCCAATGCCTGTCACTGGGTGAGCGAATACCACCTGGACGGACTGCGTCTCGATGCAGTGCACGGCATATTCGACTTCAGCGCCCGTCACATCCTGGCCGAACTGACTTACGAAGTGCATCGCCTGGCAGCCACGCTGGGCCGGCCGGCATACGTCATCGCTGAAAGCGACCTGAACGACGTGCGGGTAATCACGCAGCCATCAACGGGTGGATATGGCCTTGACGCGCAATGGAACGACGATTTCCACCATGCCCTGAGAGCCCTGCTCACCAACGACCGGGCGGGCTACTACTGCGATTACGGGAGTTTTCCCCAGCTGGTAAAAGGATTCCGTGAGGGGTTCGTCCTTTCCGGTAACTATTCTTCCTTCAGAAAGCGCCACCACGGGAGTTCCACGGCAGGTGTCCCCCCGCGCCGGTTGGTGGTATTTTCCCAGAACCATGACCAAGTAGGCAACCGTATGCGCGGAGAGCGTCCGGGCGAGCATCTGTCAGCTGAACAGCTCAAGCTCGCCGCGGCATGCGTGCTGCTTTCGCCTTACCTGCCGCTGCTCTTCATGGGAGAGGAGTATGCAGAGCGGGCACCATTCCCTTATTTCATCAGTCACGGCGATGCAGCCCTGGTTGCAGCGGTCAGGCAGGGCCGGCAAGAGGAATTCGCCGCATTTAGCCAGCAAGGTTCGCCTCCCGATCCTCAAGCAGAGGCAACCTTCCTCTCTGCAAAGCTGGATCTTGACCTGCGCCATCGCGGCGGCCACAAAGCCGTCTTCGATTTCTACCGCGACCTGATCCGCCTGCGCAAAGAGTATATCCCCTGTGCCGCAGCCAACAGAGAGGAGATGCAGGTGGTTGCCCCCGAGGAGGAACAGGTGCTGGCACTGATCCGGAAAGCAGGCAACCGCGAGCTGCACTGCCTGTTCAATTTCAGCGATCAATGCCGCCCGATCCCTCTGCAGCTGGCAAGCGGCACGCTGAGCGTTCTCCTCGACTCCACATACACCTTAATTTCCGGCAGTTCCATTTCCGTCACCGACGGTCAACCGGAAATGCTTCCGACGCTTGCCCCTTTCGGCGTCCTCGTCTACCGAAAGGAATAGAACATGGAACGGTTCCTCTGCATACATGGCCACTTCTACCAACCCCCCCGCGAGAACCCCTGGCTGGAGGCAATCGAAATCCAGGATTCGGCCTTTCCTTACCATGACTGGAACGAGCGGATAACCGCCGAGTGCTATGCCCCCAACACCGCCTCACGTTTTCTCGACGGCGAAGGCCGCATCACGGGGATCATCAGCAACTATGCCCGCATCAGCTTCAACTTTGGGCCGACACTGCTCTCCTGGATGGAGAAGTTTTCTCCCGGCACCTATCAGGCGATCCTGCAGGCCGACCAACAGAGCATTGCCTGGCGTTCCGGCCACGGAGCGGCCCTGGCCCAGGTCTATAACCATATCATCATGCCCCTGGCGAGCCTTCGCGACAAGCAGACCCAGGTCCGCTGGGGGATCAGGGATTTCGAGCACCGATTTCGCCGCTTCCCGGAAGGTCTCTGGCTTGCGGAAACCGCCGTGGACACGAATACCCTGGAGGTACTCGCCGAGGAGGGCATCCGCTTTACCATTCTCGCCAGCCACCAAGCGGGAAATGTGCGGAGGATCGGCTCCGGCAGATGGAAAGAGGTCACCGATTCGCGCATCGATCCTTCCCGCGCCTATCTCTGCCGGCTTCCCTCCGGCCGCACCATAACCATTTTCTTCTATGACGGCCCCATTTCACAAGCCGTGGCCTTCGAAAAACTGCTTCGAAGCGGGGAACAGTTTGCGGAACGGCTGGTGTCGGGCTTTTCGTCGCACCGCAAGCATGCCCAGCTGCTGCACATCGCCACCGATGGAGAAACCTACGGCCACCACCACCCATTCGGCGAAATGGCGCTGGGGAATGCCCTGAATCATATTGAGGGGAGAGGCCTGGCCCGTCTCACCAACTATGGCGAATACCTGGAGCTGCACCCCGCCACCCATGAGGTGCAAATAGTGGAAAACAGCTCCTGGAGTTGCGCTCACGGCATCGAGCGCTGGCGAAACGACTGCGGCTGCAATTCGGGGGGGTGCGGCGACTGGAACCAAGAGTGGCGCCGGCCCCTGCGGGAGGCGCTGGACTGGCTCAGCGGACATCTGGCGACCTGCTACGAAGATGTAATGGCTGGATACCTGACGGACCCGTGGGCTGCGCGGAACGAATATATCGATGCCATGCTCGACCGCAGCGAAGAAAACGTGGCCGCCTTCCTGCTCGAACATTCTCTGCGCCCCCTGGATGAAGATGAGACGGTGGCCGTTCTCTGCATGCTGGAGATGCAGCGCCATGCCATGCTCATGTACACCAGCTGCGGGTGGTTTTTCGACGAGCTGTCTGGGCTCGAAACCGTCCAGATCATCCGGTATGCCGGCCGAGCGATTCAATTGGCGGAGAAATACTGCCACCAGGAGATCGAGACCGGATTTCTCCGGCGCCTGGAAGAGGCAGCGAGCAATCTCCCCGAACAAGGTAACGGGGCCGAAATCTACCTGAGATTTGTCAAGCCCGCCATGATCGACCTGATCAAGGTCGGCGCCCATTTCGCCGTCAGCTCCGTGTTCGAGGAGTACGGCGAGGAAACCGGCATTTTCAGTTATCGCGTTTTCAGGGAGGATTTTGTCCTTCTCACTTCTGGTCAGATGCGACTGGCCGTGGGCAGAGTCTACATCCGTTCGGCCATTACCCGTGAAGCCGACCGGATCAGCTTCTGTACCCTCTACTTCGGAGGCCACGCCCTGAACTGCGGGGTGCGCTCCTACCTCGGCGAAGAAGCCTACCTCGCAATGGCCCAGGAAATTGTCACCGCCTTCAATGAAGCCGACTTCGCAGCCATCGTCAGGCTGATGGACTCCCATTTCGGCATGCACACCTACTCCCTGAAGGACCTGTTCCGGGATGAACAGCGCCATATCCTCCAACTCATCATCGCCGGCACGCTCCAGGACTTCGAGGACA of Geobacter sp. contains these proteins:
- the treZ gene encoding malto-oligosyltrehalose trehalohydrolase; amino-acid sequence: MDRFCLDIGATPVTDGVRFRVWAPAAESVAVELTSNGLHIPLQRDGEYFEGLVAAAVGDCYWYWLDGMTRRPDPASRCQPDGVHGPSQVVEPGHAWSDGNWQGIPLEEYIVYELHIGAFTAEGTFDAAINRLDYLADLGITAVELMPVAQFPGRRNWGYDGVFPFAPQLSYGGATGLKRFVDACHRQGLAVILDVVYNHLGPEGNYLHAFGPYFTDRYRTPWGDAVNFDGPFSDGVRHYFIANACHWVSEYHLDGLRLDAVHGIFDFSARHILAELTYEVHRLAATLGRPAYVIAESDLNDVRVITQPSTGGYGLDAQWNDDFHHALRALLTNDRAGYYCDYGSFPQLVKGFREGFVLSGNYSSFRKRHHGSSTAGVPPRRLVVFSQNHDQVGNRMRGERPGEHLSAEQLKLAAACVLLSPYLPLLFMGEEYAERAPFPYFISHGDAALVAAVRQGRQEEFAAFSQQGSPPDPQAEATFLSAKLDLDLRHRGGHKAVFDFYRDLIRLRKEYIPCAAANREEMQVVAPEEEQVLALIRKAGNRELHCLFNFSDQCRPIPLQLASGTLSVLLDSTYTLISGSSISVTDGQPEMLPTLAPFGVLVYRKE
- a CDS encoding mechanosensitive ion channel, which encodes MIKTITWDILLSAGTFFATSAIIGLVIERIVLRRLAALAHRTSWEGDEIVITSLKGLTFYTFLLVGLYGATLRLPLDEKTQHLADRGILVVLLLLATVLMMRLAAGFVSHYAKKAVLPSTSIFSNLAKAIAFSVGILIILQSLGISITPILTALGVGGLAVALALQDTLSNLFSGLHIIATRQIRQGDYIRLGSGEEGYVTDITWRNTLIRALPNNMVLIPNSKLASAIVTNFHLPETEMAVLVQVGVSYDSDLEKVEQTTVDVAQGLLREVQGGVSGFDPFVRYHTFADFSINFTVILRCHEYVDQYLLKHEFVKRLHRRYLAEGIEIPFPIRTVQLKGTEG
- a CDS encoding DUF3536 domain-containing protein, coding for MERFLCIHGHFYQPPRENPWLEAIEIQDSAFPYHDWNERITAECYAPNTASRFLDGEGRITGIISNYARISFNFGPTLLSWMEKFSPGTYQAILQADQQSIAWRSGHGAALAQVYNHIIMPLASLRDKQTQVRWGIRDFEHRFRRFPEGLWLAETAVDTNTLEVLAEEGIRFTILASHQAGNVRRIGSGRWKEVTDSRIDPSRAYLCRLPSGRTITIFFYDGPISQAVAFEKLLRSGEQFAERLVSGFSSHRKHAQLLHIATDGETYGHHHPFGEMALGNALNHIEGRGLARLTNYGEYLELHPATHEVQIVENSSWSCAHGIERWRNDCGCNSGGCGDWNQEWRRPLREALDWLSGHLATCYEDVMAGYLTDPWAARNEYIDAMLDRSEENVAAFLLEHSLRPLDEDETVAVLCMLEMQRHAMLMYTSCGWFFDELSGLETVQIIRYAGRAIQLAEKYCHQEIETGFLRRLEEAASNLPEQGNGAEIYLRFVKPAMIDLIKVGAHFAVSSVFEEYGEETGIFSYRVFREDFVLLTSGQMRLAVGRVYIRSAITREADRISFCTLYFGGHALNCGVRSYLGEEAYLAMAQEIVTAFNEADFAAIVRLMDSHFGMHTYSLKDLFRDEQRHILQLIIAGTLQDFEDKFITLYENSRSLMGFLRETGMPVPHRFMTTAETALNLLLQKMFSSETVDVARLREVAAEIATWGVGLDAVALEFIIRRRLETSMTTVLAEPDNVGLLAELLLLVEAAVSIPVNVNLWQTQNMYFSLLQSRVALPGSGGDGADKSSLGQMLVELGHLLYFNVPAVLAAGNGDL